The following proteins are co-located in the Methanobacterium formicicum DSM 3637 genome:
- a CDS encoding TetR/AcrR family transcriptional regulator, which produces MSIKEIRKREKKQRRDYILNVAEELFFSRGYDDVSMNQIAQDVGLNKATLYLYFKNKESLYFAIVLRGVRIFKEILKNRVEVGVTGIDKLEEAGRAYFAFYKDYPDYHDAYLYYKSKRFQNSADEYAIQIESVTANIMIIICNAIQEGIGDGTVREGVKPIEVAVFVAITAERIVGLGPTTLKVLESQGITHEQFIEDSMDLWKHMVMETIRK; this is translated from the coding sequence TTGTCAATCAAAGAAATAAGAAAACGTGAAAAAAAACAGCGACGTGACTATATCCTCAACGTGGCGGAAGAATTATTCTTCTCCAGAGGTTATGATGATGTCTCCATGAACCAGATTGCCCAGGATGTTGGCCTTAACAAAGCCACCCTTTACCTCTATTTTAAAAATAAGGAATCACTTTATTTTGCCATTGTACTTCGAGGAGTTCGAATTTTCAAGGAAATTCTCAAAAACAGGGTTGAAGTTGGAGTAACCGGGATAGACAAACTTGAAGAAGCAGGCCGTGCTTACTTTGCATTTTATAAGGATTACCCTGATTACCACGACGCTTACCTTTACTATAAATCAAAAAGGTTCCAAAACAGTGCCGATGAATATGCAATTCAAATAGAATCTGTTACTGCAAACATTATGATAATCATCTGTAATGCCATCCAGGAAGGGATTGGAGATGGAACTGTACGTGAAGGTGTTAAACCCATTGAGGTAGCTGTTTTTGTGGCGATAACTGCAGAAAGGATTGTGGGATTGGGCCCAACCACTTTAAAAGTACTGGAAAGTCAGGGCATTACTCATGAACAGTTCATTGAGGACTCCATGGACCTGTGGAAGCACATGGTTATGGAGACCATCAGGAAATAA
- a CDS encoding alpha/beta fold hydrolase translates to MPKVKVNDINIYYKIHGEGEPFIVIWGIGGEILQFTHQLTNLMSKKYKIILFDSRGTGRTDKPDHPYSIEMMAEDTVILMDVLGVKSAHILGISMGSRIALSIAAKYPEKVKSLILNVAAARSPHKDDPQPAISYKRLHTAMTQPGFLDTVSEHPPTVESFLRQFKALKNFDGRKSWEKLHHPPS, encoded by the coding sequence ATGCCTAAGGTTAAGGTTAATGATATAAACATCTATTACAAAATACACGGAGAAGGAGAACCTTTTATAGTAATCTGGGGAATAGGGGGAGAGATACTCCAGTTTACTCATCAACTGACTAACCTGATGAGTAAAAAATATAAGATTATTCTTTTTGACAGTAGAGGCACCGGCAGAACCGACAAACCAGACCATCCATATTCTATTGAGATGATGGCTGAAGACACTGTAATACTTATGGATGTACTTGGTGTCAAAAGTGCCCACATATTAGGAATATCCATGGGGTCACGTATTGCACTGTCAATTGCAGCGAAATACCCTGAAAAAGTGAAAAGTTTAATTTTAAACGTTGCTGCTGCCAGGTCCCCCCATAAAGATGACCCACAACCTGCAATTTCCTACAAACGTTTACACACTGCAATGACTCAACCAGGATTTCTGGACACTGTGAGTGAACATCCTCCCACCGTTGAATCATTTTTAAGACAGTTTAAGGCACTTAAAAATTTTGATGGTCGAAAAAGCTGGGAAAAATTACATCACCCACCCTCATAG
- the mcrA gene encoding coenzyme-B sulfoethylthiotransferase subunit alpha, translated as MNNEKKLFLKALQSKFDEDPKQNHTNFYCFGGWKQSPRKKEFDEYAKKIEEQRGIPFYNPDIGVPLGQRKLMAYKVSGTDTYVEGDDLHFCNNAAIQQLNDDIKRTIIVGMDTAHSVLEKRLGVEVTPETINEYMETINHALPGGAVVQEHMVEVHPGLVGDCYAKLFTGDDSLADELDSRYVIDINKQFPEDQAKMLKEYIGNKTYQISRVPSLVVRVCDGGTVSRWSAMQIGMSFIAAYKLCAGEAAIADFSYAAKHADVISMGSILPARRARGPNEPGGVPFGVMADIIQTSRVSDDPAKVSLEVIAAAATIYDQIWLGSYMSGGVGFTQYATAAYTDDILDDFVYYGMEYVDEKYGICGTKATNEVVHDIAAEVTMYGLEQYEYPALMEDHFGGSQRTAVVSAAAGCSVAFATGNSNAGINGWYLSQILHKEAHSRLGFYGYDLQDQCGASNSLSIRSDEGLIHELRGPNYPNYAMNVGHQPEYAGIAQAPHAARGDAFCVNPLIKVAFADDNLAFDFKNPRKSIAKGALREFLPGGERDLIIPAL; from the coding sequence ATGAACAACGAAAAAAAGCTCTTCTTAAAAGCTTTACAAAGTAAATTTGATGAAGATCCCAAACAGAATCACACCAACTTTTATTGTTTCGGTGGATGGAAACAGTCCCCCCGAAAAAAAGAGTTTGATGAATACGCTAAAAAAATTGAAGAACAGAGAGGAATTCCTTTCTACAACCCAGACATTGGTGTACCACTGGGTCAGCGTAAATTAATGGCTTACAAAGTTTCAGGTACCGACACTTACGTAGAAGGAGACGACCTGCACTTCTGTAACAACGCAGCTATCCAGCAGCTCAACGATGACATTAAAAGGACCATCATCGTAGGTATGGACACTGCTCACTCCGTTTTAGAAAAACGTTTAGGTGTGGAAGTTACCCCTGAAACCATCAACGAGTACATGGAAACCATCAACCACGCATTACCTGGTGGTGCAGTGGTTCAGGAACACATGGTAGAAGTTCACCCTGGTTTAGTCGGTGATTGTTACGCCAAACTCTTCACTGGTGACGACAGTCTGGCTGATGAACTGGACTCCCGATACGTTATCGACATCAACAAACAGTTCCCAGAAGATCAGGCTAAAATGCTCAAAGAATACATCGGTAACAAAACTTACCAGATCAGCCGAGTTCCTTCACTGGTTGTACGAGTCTGTGACGGGGGTACTGTATCCCGATGGTCTGCTATGCAGATCGGTATGAGTTTCATCGCTGCATACAAACTGTGTGCAGGTGAAGCAGCAATTGCTGATTTCTCATACGCAGCAAAACACGCTGATGTTATATCCATGGGAAGCATTCTCCCAGCACGAAGAGCAAGGGGACCAAACGAACCTGGAGGCGTTCCATTCGGTGTAATGGCTGATATCATACAGACCTCACGTGTATCCGATGACCCAGCCAAAGTATCTCTGGAAGTTATTGCTGCTGCAGCAACCATTTACGACCAGATCTGGTTAGGTTCATACATGTCTGGTGGAGTAGGTTTCACCCAGTACGCAACCGCAGCTTACACCGACGATATTCTGGATGACTTCGTATACTACGGAATGGAATACGTGGACGAAAAATACGGTATCTGTGGAACCAAAGCAACCAATGAAGTGGTTCATGACATAGCCGCAGAAGTAACCATGTACGGACTGGAACAGTACGAATACCCAGCACTCATGGAAGACCACTTCGGTGGTTCCCAGAGGACTGCAGTTGTTTCCGCAGCAGCAGGATGTTCCGTTGCATTCGCAACCGGAAACTCCAACGCAGGAATCAACGGATGGTACTTAAGCCAGATTCTACACAAAGAAGCTCACAGCAGACTCGGTTTCTACGGTTACGACCTGCAGGACCAGTGTGGAGCATCCAACTCTCTCTCCATCAGGAGCGACGAAGGTTTAATCCACGAACTACGTGGTCCTAACTACCCTAACTACGCCATGAACGTGGGTCACCAGCCAGAATACGCTGGTATCGCTCAGGCACCTCACGCAGCTCGAGGAGACGCATTCTGTGTGAACCCTCTGATAAAAGTTGCATTTGCTGATGATAACCTTGCATTCGACTTCAAGAATCCAAGGAAATCCATCGCCAAAGGTGCTCTACGAGAATTCCTGCCTGGCGGAGAAAGGGACTTAATCATCCCTGCTTTATAA
- the mcrD gene encoding methyl-coenzyme M reductase operon protein D, with the protein MEPIKAIDVRIFPHRRLKPATTEKILNELLDLDGVLRFLVNGESLPKIVGYGPARGTSVNHPDRKIITVKGKEVELLVSVGDIIVTVKHENLEEFVEKTKTILEEVLNFGFDVRVGIFTRTQTTVSDKLKVAYGIEEDFDPSLIGLVDPKTNSKETVKLIGD; encoded by the coding sequence ATGGAACCAATAAAGGCAATTGATGTGAGAATATTTCCTCACCGCCGCCTGAAACCAGCAACCACTGAGAAAATTCTCAATGAGTTACTGGACCTGGACGGGGTCCTAAGATTCCTTGTAAACGGAGAGTCCCTACCTAAAATTGTAGGATATGGTCCTGCAAGAGGAACCAGTGTTAACCATCCTGATAGAAAGATCATTACTGTCAAAGGAAAAGAAGTTGAACTTTTAGTTTCTGTTGGAGACATAATAGTCACTGTCAAACACGAAAATCTGGAAGAATTTGTTGAAAAAACAAAAACCATTCTTGAAGAAGTCTTGAATTTCGGTTTCGATGTAAGAGTAGGCATTTTCACCAGAACACAAACTACTGTATCAGATAAGTTGAAAGTAGCCTATGGTATCGAAGAAGATTTCGATCCCAGTTTGATAGGACTTGTAGATCCTAAGACAAACTCCAAAGAAACTGTGAAGTTAATAGGTGATTGA
- a CDS encoding TetR/AcrR family transcriptional regulator — MSTAARRMREKEQRKQSIIDAAEKLFFTKGYDNVSMNDIAKEVELNRATLYIYFKNKEALCFAVILRGVKILNEMVKNNVKSAIDTQKINAMGKSYYTFFSLYPQYFEVYTYFQSGRFGSDVVGLRRPAWDDVREITRLQKEIFDMLHLAIKNGIKMGKFSSKLDSLYATFLVMNALDTILNPPPMIMKELKDREINLYEFEADFMYFVNELLKNKES; from the coding sequence ATGTCAACAGCGGCCAGGAGGATGCGAGAGAAGGAACAGAGAAAACAGTCCATCATTGACGCTGCTGAGAAGTTATTTTTCACCAAAGGTTATGATAACGTTTCCATGAACGATATCGCCAAAGAAGTGGAGTTGAACCGAGCGACACTTTATATCTATTTTAAAAATAAAGAAGCACTATGTTTTGCAGTTATTTTACGTGGAGTTAAAATACTGAATGAAATGGTTAAAAATAACGTGAAATCAGCAATCGATACTCAAAAAATCAATGCTATGGGGAAATCATATTACACATTCTTCAGTTTATATCCCCAATACTTTGAGGTTTATACTTATTTTCAATCAGGAAGATTTGGATCAGATGTTGTTGGTTTAAGACGTCCCGCATGGGATGATGTAAGGGAAATAACCCGGTTGCAAAAAGAAATATTTGATATGCTTCATCTGGCCATAAAAAATGGAATTAAAATGGGGAAATTCTCTTCCAAACTTGATTCTTTATACGCAACCTTTTTGGTAATGAATGCCCTGGATACTATTTTAAACCCCCCTCCAATGATAATGAAGGAACTCAAAGATAGAGAAATTAATTTATATGAATTTGAAGCAGATTTCATGTATTTTGTTAATGAATTACTAAAAAACAAAGAATCATAA
- a CDS encoding amidohydrolase: MNKKTMNGEKINVDGVNEEKNNGKGINENKPNIGFLNGNIITMDPEIENAEAIIIQNDRIVDVGSKGILESYPHLELIDLKGQTLMPAFIDAHHHLSFGCLLQKGANLRGILEKDDVLQKIKNYVLDHPGTGWVTAYPWMDVHQGGSEITREDLDSLNIDRPVLLIHHSFHKSVANSLALELAGINSATEDPRCGMIVRNEEQNPTGLLIECAQIPLFKLSMESKNENNPENYADLIEKHASELLPFGITAIQDPGVTPTAEAAYRILADEGRLPVSVLMMPHGEAMLDNQEINFFEGPVTGTGDEWLRVGPVKLFADGGVAGSMAFSGKIEGQVCKFGEERDDFEDKLIEATKRGFRVCVHSIGNAATEATLDSFEKAASVARENFEIRPRLEHLFLLSEDQIKRLSAMGGCSAVQACFLEGSQGLKEIQFEGLNWFRFKDMTKEGVILAGSSDAPGGFMDGRDPLKSAVMGSKMSDNTGNILFPDQALSFEKWLWMYTAGAAYAGGLENERGMLKKGLIADMVILEGDLNPEEPLSVVETWKNGKKVYKKETVFSKNKN; encoded by the coding sequence TTGAATAAAAAGACCATGAATGGAGAAAAAATAAACGTAGATGGAGTAAATGAAGAAAAAAATAATGGAAAAGGAATAAATGAAAATAAACCCAACATTGGATTCTTAAATGGGAACATAATTACCATGGACCCTGAAATAGAGAATGCTGAAGCCATAATCATCCAGAATGATCGAATTGTGGATGTGGGAAGTAAAGGCATACTGGAATCATATCCTCATCTGGAGTTAATTGACCTCAAAGGCCAGACCTTAATGCCAGCATTCATCGATGCCCACCATCACCTATCATTTGGATGTCTACTGCAGAAAGGGGCTAATTTAAGAGGCATACTTGAAAAGGATGATGTTCTTCAAAAGATTAAAAATTATGTTCTGGATCATCCGGGAACCGGATGGGTAACTGCATATCCCTGGATGGATGTACATCAGGGTGGCAGTGAAATCACCAGGGAAGATCTGGACAGTCTCAATATCGATAGACCTGTTCTGTTGATACACCACAGTTTCCATAAAAGTGTGGCAAATTCCCTGGCACTTGAACTGGCAGGCATTAATAGTGCAACGGAAGATCCGCGTTGTGGAATGATAGTTCGCAACGAGGAACAAAACCCCACAGGATTACTCATTGAATGTGCGCAAATTCCACTATTCAAATTATCAATGGAATCAAAAAATGAAAATAACCCTGAAAACTATGCTGATCTTATAGAAAAACATGCTAGTGAACTTTTACCATTTGGAATCACTGCTATTCAGGATCCAGGAGTTACTCCCACTGCAGAAGCTGCTTACCGCATTCTAGCTGACGAAGGTAGATTACCTGTTTCTGTGCTCATGATGCCCCATGGTGAGGCAATGTTGGATAATCAGGAAATTAATTTCTTTGAGGGACCAGTTACCGGGACAGGGGATGAGTGGTTGCGTGTGGGTCCAGTGAAACTGTTTGCTGATGGAGGAGTAGCCGGTTCCATGGCATTTTCCGGTAAAATAGAAGGCCAGGTGTGCAAATTTGGTGAAGAAAGAGATGATTTTGAAGATAAATTGATAGAAGCAACTAAAAGGGGTTTCAGAGTCTGTGTTCATTCAATTGGAAATGCAGCAACTGAAGCAACTCTGGACTCATTTGAAAAAGCTGCATCTGTAGCCAGGGAAAACTTTGAGATTAGGCCTCGTTTGGAACATCTATTCCTCCTGAGTGAAGATCAAATTAAACGCCTTTCTGCAATGGGAGGTTGCTCCGCTGTGCAGGCCTGTTTTTTAGAAGGTTCACAGGGCCTGAAAGAGATTCAATTTGAAGGTTTGAACTGGTTTAGATTTAAAGATATGACCAAAGAAGGGGTTATTCTGGCTGGTTCTAGTGATGCCCCGGGTGGATTCATGGATGGGAGAGACCCCCTAAAATCTGCAGTAATGGGATCTAAAATGAGTGATAACACTGGAAATATATTATTCCCAGATCAGGCACTATCCTTTGAAAAATGGTTATGGATGTACACTGCAGGAGCTGCCTATGCCGGTGGACTTGAAAATGAGAGAGGTATGTTAAAAAAAGGTTTAATTGCGGATATGGTTATTCTGGAGGGAGATTTGAATCCTGAAGAACCCCTCTCTGTGGTCGAAACTTGGAAAAATGGTAAAAAGGTATACAAAAAGGAAACCGTATTCTCCAAGAATAAAAATTAA
- the mcrG gene encoding coenzyme-B sulfoethylthiotransferase subunit gamma — MSYKPQFTPGETKIAQNRRNHMDPDFEMKKIRSINDEDIVSVLGHRNPGESYKSVHPPLDEMDFDEDMMKDLVEPIPGAKEGGRTRYVQFADSVYNAPAHPYDRARTYMSRFRGVDTGTLSGRQVIEIRELDLEKISKELVETEFFDPAKCGLRGATVHGHSLRLDENGLMFDALQRYVYDEETNKVSYVKDQVGRPLDTPVDVGEPLDEDHLKEITTIYRSDNVGMREDKEALETVLTIHQTRTDGGFGLEVFKNDLKAKLGDDK; from the coding sequence ATGTCATACAAACCCCAGTTCACCCCTGGTGAAACAAAAATAGCTCAAAACCGAAGGAACCACATGGATCCTGATTTTGAGATGAAAAAAATCAGAAGTATTAATGATGAAGATATTGTCAGCGTTTTAGGTCACAGAAATCCTGGAGAAAGCTACAAATCAGTTCACCCTCCATTAGATGAAATGGATTTCGATGAAGATATGATGAAAGATCTAGTAGAACCTATCCCTGGTGCAAAAGAAGGTGGACGAACCAGATACGTCCAGTTCGCAGACTCAGTATACAACGCTCCTGCACACCCTTACGACCGGGCCCGAACCTACATGTCCAGGTTCCGAGGAGTGGACACCGGAACATTATCCGGAAGACAGGTTATTGAAATCCGAGAACTCGATCTGGAAAAAATTTCAAAAGAATTAGTGGAAACCGAATTCTTCGACCCTGCAAAATGTGGTTTAAGAGGAGCAACAGTACACGGTCACTCCTTAAGGTTAGATGAAAACGGACTGATGTTCGACGCTCTACAGAGATATGTCTACGATGAAGAAACCAACAAAGTATCCTACGTGAAAGACCAGGTAGGACGACCACTGGACACACCTGTGGATGTAGGTGAACCACTGGACGAAGACCACCTAAAAGAAATCACCACCATCTACCGAAGTGACAACGTAGGTATGAGAGAGGACAAAGAAGCTCTGGAAACAGTTCTAACAATTCACCAGACCCGAACTGACGGCGGATTTGGATTAGAAGTTTTCAAAAACGATTTAAAAGCAAAACTGGGTGATGACAAATGA
- the mcrB gene encoding coenzyme-B sulfoethylthiotransferase subunit beta, with protein sequence MPTYEDKIDLYGADGKLLESDVPLEAVSPMLNPTIENIVQTVKRSVAVNLAGIEKSLEKAAYGGKANFIPGRELKLSIVDNADVIAGKIEKMIRVDEEDDFNLKRINNGQQLLVQLPSQRMKMAGDYTVSTLVTGSAVVQAIIDTFDVDKFDASAIKTAVLGQYPQTVDFAGANVSALLGPPQMLEGMGYGLRNIPANHVVAITKKNTLNAVALSSLLEQTANFEMGDAVGAFERFHLLGLAYQGLNANNLVFDLVKENGKGTVGTVVTSLVERAVDDGVIKVAKTMPSGYNIYEPVDWALWNAYAAAGLMSSVIVNIGASRAAQGVASTLLYYNDILEFETGLPGVDYGRVEGTGVGMSFFSHSIYGGGGPGIFHGNHVVTRHSKGFAVPCTAAAMCMDAGTQMFSPEMTSGLVGTIYSDIEYFKEPLKYIADGAREVKDEI encoded by the coding sequence ATGCCAACCTATGAAGACAAAATAGACCTATATGGCGCAGATGGAAAGCTTTTAGAGAGCGATGTCCCTTTAGAAGCGGTAAGTCCAATGTTAAACCCCACAATAGAAAATATTGTGCAAACTGTCAAGCGGTCAGTAGCTGTTAACTTAGCCGGTATTGAAAAATCACTGGAAAAGGCAGCTTACGGCGGTAAAGCTAATTTTATTCCAGGTAGAGAATTAAAACTATCTATTGTAGACAACGCCGATGTAATCGCAGGAAAAATCGAAAAGATGATCCGTGTTGATGAAGAAGATGATTTTAACCTCAAACGCATCAACAACGGACAGCAGCTTCTGGTACAGTTACCATCCCAGAGAATGAAAATGGCTGGAGATTACACTGTATCCACTCTGGTTACAGGGTCAGCAGTTGTACAGGCCATTATCGACACTTTCGATGTGGACAAGTTCGATGCATCCGCAATAAAAACAGCTGTTTTAGGACAATACCCTCAGACAGTTGATTTTGCAGGTGCTAATGTCAGTGCTTTACTCGGTCCACCACAGATGCTGGAAGGTATGGGCTACGGTCTCCGTAACATCCCTGCTAACCACGTGGTAGCAATAACCAAGAAAAACACCTTAAACGCAGTCGCACTATCTTCACTGCTAGAACAAACAGCTAACTTTGAAATGGGTGACGCTGTAGGTGCATTCGAAAGATTCCACCTGTTAGGACTAGCATACCAGGGATTAAACGCCAACAATCTGGTGTTCGACCTGGTTAAAGAAAACGGTAAAGGAACCGTGGGAACTGTTGTAACCTCTCTGGTTGAAAGGGCAGTTGATGACGGAGTCATCAAAGTAGCCAAAACCATGCCATCAGGATACAACATCTACGAACCAGTTGACTGGGCATTATGGAATGCATACGCTGCAGCCGGATTAATGAGCTCCGTTATCGTGAACATCGGTGCTTCCCGAGCAGCTCAGGGTGTTGCATCTACTCTACTGTACTACAATGACATACTTGAATTTGAAACAGGCCTACCTGGTGTGGACTACGGTCGTGTAGAAGGAACCGGTGTAGGAATGAGCTTCTTCTCTCACTCCATCTATGGTGGAGGAGGTCCTGGTATCTTCCACGGAAACCACGTTGTAACCCGGCACAGTAAAGGATTTGCAGTGCCATGTACAGCAGCAGCAATGTGTATGGACGCTGGAACTCAGATGTTCTCCCCAGAAATGACTTCCGGATTAGTGGGAACCATTTACAGCGATATCGAATATTTCAAAGAGCCTCTCAAGTACATAGCTGATGGAGCTCGCGAAGTAAAAGATGAGATTTAA
- a CDS encoding 4Fe-4S binding protein yields the protein MIVKEWCMYCGECAGVCPRNLIQVRELTLEFNNEECNNCKICIQVCPVKALEEEVV from the coding sequence ATGATAGTTAAAGAATGGTGCATGTACTGCGGGGAATGTGCAGGGGTTTGCCCCCGGAACCTCATTCAGGTACGAGAACTAACACTGGAATTCAACAACGAAGAATGTAACAATTGTAAGATTTGTATTCAGGTATGTCCGGTTAAGGCCCTGGAGGAAGAGGTGGTTTAA
- a CDS encoding NAD(P)/FAD-dependent oxidoreductase, with protein sequence MLETDILIIGAGPAGSMAAKHAALNGAKVLLVDKKSEIGAPKRCAEGVSKDGLKRLGVTPNPRWIASDINKVRLVSPNGTDVLLDEDKVKLSEVGYVLERKVFDKHLAMDAARAGAQIMVKTIATGMSKENDGIVVQLEHMGTPFEIKARIVIGADGPESRVGRWAGLKTGLKPGNMESCAQFEMVGVDMKQPGCLELIFGSIAPGGYAWIFPKGEDIANVGLGIISNKTDKTAYQHLLEFVDKYPGTQNAQPVELNVGGDPVGGLHKELITDNVLITGDAAGMVNPLDGGGIISGMTGGRIAGEVAAQAIADGDYSKKNLKEYQKRCQKEIGDSFKKYLKAKEYLLSLSDKELDSIADAFNESDFDRISPTDLLKVLVKVSPKAMLKLGKLF encoded by the coding sequence ATGTTGGAAACAGATATTCTAATCATAGGAGCTGGGCCTGCCGGCTCCATGGCAGCCAAACACGCAGCTTTAAACGGAGCAAAAGTACTCCTGGTCGATAAAAAATCAGAAATTGGTGCTCCTAAAAGATGTGCAGAAGGAGTATCCAAAGATGGACTAAAGAGGTTAGGAGTAACTCCAAATCCTAGATGGATAGCCAGTGACATTAACAAAGTGCGTCTGGTTTCACCCAATGGAACCGACGTACTGCTGGACGAAGATAAGGTTAAATTATCTGAGGTGGGTTATGTTCTGGAGAGAAAAGTCTTCGACAAACACCTGGCCATGGATGCAGCCCGTGCCGGTGCCCAGATCATGGTTAAAACCATAGCCACTGGCATGAGCAAAGAAAATGATGGGATCGTTGTCCAGCTGGAACACATGGGAACTCCCTTTGAAATAAAAGCCAGAATAGTCATAGGTGCCGATGGCCCAGAATCAAGAGTAGGTAGATGGGCCGGTCTTAAAACCGGTTTAAAACCAGGTAACATGGAATCATGCGCCCAGTTTGAAATGGTGGGCGTGGATATGAAACAACCTGGCTGCCTCGAACTCATATTTGGAAGCATAGCTCCGGGCGGTTACGCCTGGATATTCCCAAAAGGCGAAGATATAGCCAACGTGGGTTTAGGAATTATCAGCAACAAAACCGATAAAACAGCTTACCAGCACCTTCTGGAATTTGTGGACAAATACCCCGGGACCCAGAATGCCCAGCCTGTGGAACTGAATGTGGGTGGTGACCCGGTGGGAGGACTCCACAAAGAATTAATCACTGACAACGTCCTCATCACTGGAGACGCAGCAGGAATGGTAAATCCCCTTGATGGTGGAGGTATCATCAGTGGAATGACCGGAGGACGTATAGCAGGTGAGGTGGCTGCACAGGCCATTGCAGATGGAGATTACTCTAAAAAGAACCTTAAAGAATACCAGAAACGCTGCCAAAAAGAGATAGGGGACTCATTTAAGAAATATCTTAAGGCCAAAGAGTATCTCTTAAGCCTTTCTGATAAAGAGCTGGATTCCATTGCAGATGCCTTCAATGAAAGTGATTTTGACCGGATAAGCCCTACTGATCTGTTAAAAGTGCTGGTTAAGGTATCCCCCAAAGCAATGCTCAAGTTAGGTAAATTATTCTAA